AAGACTTTAACACCAATTGCATACACCCACGTGTCGTATGGTCCTAaagaaaacataataataataataataataacccGACAAAGCAACAGCTTCACGTGGGTGTGTGTTTTCAGTGCTTTAGGAGTTGTACATCCGACATGTTGCCCCCCACTTGCTTTGCCTTCATCACACGGTTACCAACACCTACGGGATATTTCCACGtggaaatttataaaataaatgtattcgaaaattttatttaaaaaaaaaaaatttaattgatgaatgttagaaataacaatacccttccacacaatgtctttatttaaagaaaagaaaatgaacTGATCAATacaatgaattattaaattttttattttgaattataaCTTTTTTTATGAACTCGATATGAAATTGCTCAAATTTTTCGTCCCAAAATGAGTATTGATTAGATATGAATCTGATACAAATTGTGTCGTCGATGTTTAACCGctgataattatatattttatatgatgaATCATTCTACCATTATTACTATTAATTGTGTAGCTCTTGTAGAAAAATATCAACTTTTGAGCTTCTTTTGTGATAAAttgaattttatttcaatatcaGTACTCATTTATTagtaaaattattatatatcttTATATTTTGGGAAGATTTTTATTTCAGAAATAATTTGGTTGGAGaaataattttgttattttccaaaataaaatttttgatatACTGATTGAAATATATACATTGTAAAATTTATTGTAGCATGATCAAGTATGAACACTGATCACCGATCAGGAGATCCAAAATGATTTCTGTAGCGTACGTAGACCGAAACCACGCAATAATGCACCCTCGAAATGACACGTGCTGTCTCTTCAGAAAGACAAATCGAAGCCGCTGTTCAATTACACGTGTCCGAAGATAAATGGTCCTTCCAAACGACATCGTTTACTTTTCCATTCTGCTCATATAAAAGTCGCTTGAACCCATCTCTCCTACGAATCAATTTCTAAAGCCCATCAATTTTGCAGGAGAAGGGGAAAATGTCGTTGGAAAGAGTAGCAGACTCGCCGGGAACCGAATATTCCGGCGGATTGAAAACGGATCTCACCCTGGGATTGCCCGGAGCTAGACCGGCGCAGGAGCCAAAGGCCGGCGAAAAGCGCGGGTTTTCCGAGACGGTGGATTTGAATGTTGGTTCCAATTTTGAAGACGAGGGTGTTGTCTCGCCAAAACTTCCTCCAGCTAAGTAAGTACCAAAATGTAAAATATACTAAGGATATTAGACACTATGAAAGTTATCGATGGTCGGGGTTATGTAAGGATGATTTTTCATTGAGGATGATTTTTCATTGTTCAAGGTGGCTAATTATTAATCATGCAGTTAATGATTCGATAGGCAAATTGATAGTTGTTGATTGTTTGAGGAAGAATTGAGCTAGCCACCTTACGTTTATTTGCAAAAGACTAagctttgatattttattacaCAACGTTCCAATTGATGAGTGCAAGAGTTGGGTTGATAATGTAGAATCATATTACATCAGATGAAATACCAACTGATTGCATTTCTTTGGTATAATTTTAGATCTCAAGTTGTGGGATGGCCACCGGTGAGATCATATAGAAAGAGCGTGATGAAAAATTGCAAGTATGTGAAGGTGGCAGTGGATGGGACACCTTATTTAAGAAAGGTTGATCTTGAAGTTTATGCTAGCTATCAGGAGCTATTGGCTGCATTGGAAGACATGTTTACATGCTTAACAAGTAAGACCAATATTCATGTTTAGTACTCAGACTTCGAAACGTAGGCTAAAAATTGAGCTTTTCGGGATTGATGGATCCCGGATTTAATAAATGGAATTGTTGTCTAAATGTATTCCGTGGGATGAACCGAAAAATTTACTTTTAGAAAAAATTACATGGAATATGTTGAATCTTTTCATTTGAGGAGCCAATTGTTTCTCTGGCCAACATGGATATGCTTTTGATTTTGTTGATCTAATTCTTAGTTATGAGTTTTGACACTGATTTTTGGATTCCTATTTTCCTTACTCTTGATTAGGCACTGTTTTGAATGAGAGGAGGATCATGGATACTGAAAATGGGATAGAATATGTGCCTACTTATGAGGATAGAGATGGAGATTGGATGTTGATTGGAGATGTTCCTTGGAAGTAAGTTCCCAAAATTGTTTCTTTTTTGAGTTTTTGGTAATTAAGATTAATAATCTGTTGATCTAAATATTATTATTCTGTGGGTTTTGGTTAGAATGTTTGTTGAATCATGTAAGAAGCTGAGGTTAGTGAAAAGCTCAGAGGCCGCTGGATTAGGTATGTAAAACATCTTGCCTCGTTCGTGTGTATCTACTTGTGTATAATATCCTCAAAATTAAAGAACTAccattcaaaaatcatattttttggGGAGAATTTGTCATGTTACTCGCTTCTTTAAGTAACAAACCATTTGCCAAGAGCCCTTTGACATGCCTTTCTCATTGAGggggaaaaaagaaaagaaagaccGTGAAGGAAGGTGGTTAGTTTAAAGTCCCACCTCCAGAATtgtgttttaaaaaattaataataatagccCAACCATTTTGGTCGTGTAGCAAACACCAGATACGATCGATAAAATGAAGCTAGATTTGGACATTTGGTGTACCAAACTTTAAACTAGTGCAGTTGTTTAAATGGTCATTTCTTTAATAAAGAAAAGaaattcttgtttattttgttttaaaatatgcacTAGTTCACAATATTTATGTGAATTTTCGAATCTCATCatataatttttgttttggttACAGACCCCAAAACTTCTTCAGAGGTCTCGAGCACAAGTTGAGATAAAGTCACCCTCCCTGGCCATTCTTTACATGTACAGAAAGGCCTTCTTATGCTGATTTGAGGAGTTACACCTGTAATAGGGTCGGGATTTTactgatatataaatatatgcaaTAAATATTTAATGCCATTTAGTCAATATTTTTGCTCTTtatcattttgaaaatttagTATATAACCTCCACACATGAAAAGGATCGTATTTGCTGCGCGTACTTTTATTCCGTTTTTAGTATTACTGTTAATGTTCAATTTAAAAGTAACCATCGAACAGTCTAAATAATATCAGTTTACCAGTCGAAAAGAAATACTCTTATCATCAATGCAAGGATTTCGCTTTCTTCTTGTTTTCATTTCCACTTCACTATCAGCATAAGAAATCTGGACGACGTATCTGGTTTTATTGAATCGTCAGATCTTTTAAAAGATGGAAATATAGGCTATAATAATTATTACATTGAGCGGATACATgcattaaatttaagaaatggcCCTGTTCTTAAGCTTGATTAGTACTGAAGTCGATGAGTAAGAACAGGATTTCTGCCCACGTCGACTTCAAAAACCAGTAAATGCTCCGGATTTGCCCCATTCGGTCCATCGGAGTAAAGGATAGGGTGGTATGCTTTGTATGCAGGCAAATATCTTGAAACAAAATCCTGAACCTGTAATCACAAGACGGGGaagataaattatttatttccttagaaaaatttgatttacagGTTCATCTGGAAAAATGGGTTCATTTTGGTTTTGTTGTTTCTGTTTATTCTATGGATGAAAAAATTTCATTGAGGAACAAATAAACCTGCATCTTTGTTAGGATCTAAGCTATTATGTGTTTATATTGTGAAGTGACAAACATATTTCTCTTTGCCCTACCTCGTCATCAGACATCCCTGGTTTTCCATAGTCCCTCATGGCAACTTCAGCCTGTGTATGCCACCATGATATAGCGTTCATTTAAGTATTGCGAGTTAGAAAATTTTCTAAAACCTTAAAAACGAGGATACATGCTCGACTAACCTGCAATCGCCAATGATATACACAGCCAGGGTCCTGAATCTTGATTACTATCCAGGAGTCTATGAACTTGTCCCATGAATCATGATAATCTTTCAAGTTATTATTAACTGTCTCCAGCTGAAATTTTAAGTTCAGGAGCAAATTCAAGTAATTGGTTCGACTAATGACATCTTAAATTTGAAAAAGAGATTCTATACTAATGCCAACATAAGATCTCAACCTGAAGATCGACTGCTTTCACGACTTCAGCAGGAAGGGGCTTAAAGCATCCAACCCTCAAACAAAACCACCTGTTGGCCAAGAAAGGTAATATAGTGATTCTGACAATGCAACGAAAGCAGTTTTACTTTGAGCCTTGTGGCAAACAacccattttataaaattattgacTTTACATATCTGATTTGTGATTTTTTCAAATTCAATACAATACTGGATAGCATGTTATTTTTTGGTTGTAATTTATTTCGATGTATGACAGCGGATATCAAATGGTTTTTCAAGCGATGTAAATTTAATCCATTACAAACTGCATATCTGACCTATCATGACCACTTACCGTTAGAGGCCCCTCCACCTCTGGCCATGTGGAAGGATCAGCTCTGTCACCTCGACCATTATATGCAGACTGCAAGAAACATAtgaattttttatcttttgacaGTCCATACATCAAGATCAGAAAGTCTTATGTTTTGCTTACCTTGTTATACCGAGGAAGCTTGATTTTTTTCCCTAAAAATGGACAACATTGATTTTATGTTGACCAATGAAAGTAAAAGATCAAcacaaaaattatacaaaatataggCTTGCAACAACTAACCTTCTTTTGTCAAACTGCCTATTGCTTTCAGCATCTCAACGGATAATGAAAGGTCGTGGCTTCCGGCGTTACCACGTAACTGTGGTAAAATAAGTTACAAATAAAACCTTCATCCGACATTTGCTATagaaaaattgtgattttcagaAAGGATGGTTTGAACTACCTCAAGAAGTTCGTTTTCAGGATTGTTTTCCCTTAGTTTGGCCTGCAATGGTATAATGAAAgttctttaaaaataaaatttacttGATGCAACATAAGGATTTTAGCAGTGAAACCATACCTGCTCGTCTGCAGTCAGGTAAAAGTCATCTATAGATATAGTTGCAGATTTCCTGATATTCAAAGTGTTGGCTTTTTAGTATTGATTTGCGGGGTTCTATGAGTTATTTTTCAGTAAATATTAGCATCCTACCTTCCAGTAGTTCGGAAAAGATAATTCAGGGCATCGACTAGCGTAGTTTTCCCACACCCTTGTGGTGCATTGAAACCGATCTGCATCCAGATTCCAGAGTGATGATAAATAGGCAACACCATTAGCAATTTATCTAGAGATGCTACTCTTGCCCGCTTTTCcccttttttatttttgtacttCTATATATTTTGTAATGAaccaaaaatctcaaaaaaaaattggttcCAACCCTTCTAGAAACATGTATATAAGATAAAATTAAATGTACCACTAGAGGAGGGATTTCGTCATCTTCTGTGAACATGGAACGATGGCGAGAAACTTCTCGCTCACACCACAAGAAGACTGGTACATAGTAATTGATATATCCGAATTTTCTGAGTCTCGGTAAGGTACACTTCATTTATCTTAAAAAATCTACACAGCTTCGATCCATAAAATGTCCACTTGTGTATGGATTCAGCCACCTTCTCTGGTTTTAGGcctatttcttttaaaatggGACCCGAGCAAATAAATTCATAGAGTTCCTTCACAGAGGAAACTTCAGCTTGTGCTGAAGGAAAGGCATCCCGCAAAGGTTGTTGCAATCTTAAACTGCCTGAACAAGcacagaaaatgaaaaatagagCAAGGCAACTAGACTCCAATAGGTTCTAAGAAAATGATATAAATCAGTATAAATACAAGAAATGGTCAAGAAAATTGATACAAACCATTAATATAAAGTTCATTTCACTGAAATTGCTTTTGTAATTTCAAGAGACGACACCAAAATATTTACCATTTTATAGTTTCAATTTCTTCATCATGGTTCACTTTGATGGATTTCTAACTGCATTTAGTAACGTACCAAGAACCATTAATATCTAGACACAGTTCTTGCATCTACTAATGTTTTCCATCAACCAGAGTTACTTACtactcacaaaaaaaaaaaaacattcgaAATACACCAACACTTGCTAAGGGCACGAGGATTTGCCATGTAAGAGATGCAATGAAAACCTCACTGCCTCTCATAGAGAAGAGCTCTCGCTATGGTTCTGAATCGAAGTCAATAATCCAAGTGCGTTTATTGTATCAAAGTGCAGGCACAACGACCATGTATGATTCTTGTCTGTACGTAagtaaatttttcttctttataAGATTATTCATCATTCTAGAATCTAATCTGATACTTAAATCCTCATAACTTATCAAAACATATTCTGTCGGCGAAAGCGAGAAGAAACAATACACTAAAACAAATAACagtggaaaaagaaaaaaaagtcaTCTCCATAAAATTTGAACGCATTCAGTAATTCCATTGATCTTGCGTATCCATCAAATTCAACTGAATGGAAAAAaggaaaaccaaaaaaaaaacaaaaaccaaaCACCCGTATCAAAACATTACCCGAGGATTTTTTGGAGATGGTCATCATCTGGGACGTTATCAAATCTGCTCACTTCTTGGTGTTTGCTAATAAATAGCGAAGCTGGCTAGGAATAATGCTATATGTTTTATAGATAATATTTGAaactatttaaatatttaatcagCATATCAAAAATTTGTTAACTTGAGGAGATTAactttaatttataattttataaatatatattaaacaaATCATTTACCAATTGAGAAATCTCAGTAATAAAAGTCATATAAATAGTCTAATATTATTTGGTATATATAGTGACAAATTAAGATGAGGCTCCAAGATTACGACATGCATGCATTTATGTATATTGACGTTTATGATTATTTAAGATGAATCCTTAAACTATTTGAAAGTAAGGGATTGACGATTAGATTATTTTGGTGCATTGGTTTGGTGGCTGCTGTCTAATAGACCAACGTATGTCTTTTGCAGTCGATAATTTTGATCCACCAATATCAAATATTGTGGGATTGACTTTCTATTACATGTTTTAATTTTCTAAGGAATATCAATTTaagtataaaaatgtttttacgGCTGAAAATGAGTTTAGACAACTATTTTGTGTTTAAAAAAATGTAcagttaaaaataattaaaaagatgTTTGAACCATTTTTCtacaaaaacttttaaaatacatatttaaaaCTATCCAAATTTTGATGAATTTAATAGATAAGGGAgcctaaaaataaattattcacgCTTTTCAGATGAAAGCCATGTAATGTTGCCATAAAACTATTCGCTAGAAAGAAACCGCAGCCTTCGAACACACTTAGCACGAGGAAAAATACTTCGTGTCGGTAGAAAGAAACCGCAGCCTTCCTCAAGTTTAAAATccttttataatataataattattttttaaagcaCTTCCACAAAATAACAAAATCGTGCAAGAAATCGATTCTctcactctttttttttttttttgtaaatacaATTACGACCAtacatatctatatatataatatatttttaaacttgAACACCTCGTgctaaataattttaatatatcaaTATGATACCAAATTTTCTTTAGAGTTtgaggtattttttttaaaaaaataatattttcaagtGTATTTGATGTCATTTTCTTACAAATATGGTTGACCGgttttattttacaaattttcgCTCATACTTTACCCTTCGTAATACTTGTTAGCAAACTCACGTTAATTTATTAGTAATTTTTGtatatatttctattttttcGAATTTTCTCCTATTTATCTATGATTtatctaaaaatttaaactaacTCACTAAATATTATCTAATCATCGTAtcctaaaataatatatattttttacaaaaaaatttaatatacgGACAACTAGTATTGTATTAAATAGCCCAACCTCGCGATAAACACTTTGTTTTGGTCTTCTTCAAATACGCATCTAACaacatttgttttttttttcttttttttatactGTTGTTTTGACATATTTCTTTATCATTAATCAATatcattaaattatttattattcgagaattgaattgagaccaTTGGATCTCGTCTTAGGGCATAATCTCAACCACGGATTTCCTTGATTTGCTTGCTCAGgtttagggatgtaatcgaggcGAGCCGTGCCGTACTCTTGAATGGTTGATCTtagttcgtttataatcgagccgagctcgagctttatttaacgaatatatgcatgggtcacgagcttattcaaacctttatcgagcctaaacaagcttaataaatatgaattatacatttaaattttcattaaattaattaaaaagtaaattatatatttaaagaaaaatatattattcttattaaaatttgtaaatttattataataaataaatttaatagatttttctatatatttcgtaaataatattcaaaatcaataaatcaaatatcaaaactattattttttcatctaaaagattactcatgaatttaccaacgaacatgttcacgagctaacgagccgaatactgtaaagcttgagtctggtttgtttatcttaacgagcctcattaaacgagctcaaacgagcgtttatcgaatcgagcttcgaatagctcacaaacgattTGATTCGTTTGAATCCTTATTCAGGTAGTAAAAAACATAAgattcttttcctttttttttttaatttggctgtttattaatcttttagtgAAAAAGAGAGAAACTGACGAAAAGGTCAATTGACGCGCGTCCAAGGACTTCAATTGGAATTTAAATTTCCTTCCTTCTCAAAATTCATGCTACAGTTAAACGTCGTCGCCTTCTTCAATATCAACGACTTCCAAGTTCAACTCCCCCGATTCGAATTATTTCCCCTTTAGTTTAAATTTAAACCCTTACAGCACACGTCGGAATTCTGACGGGTTTGTTCGTGTGACCTGTAAATGGCGGGCGCCACGCCGGAGGGGTTGCAAGATCACTTGAAGCTGGCTAGAGAGTATGCGGTGGAAGGACTCTACGATACTTCCATTATATTCTTTGATGGCGCCATTGCTCAGATTAACAAGTACTTTTCTGTATCTATTTAGTTAATTTGCTCCGGGCCACCTTTGTTCTTGTGTTTATTCGGTGTTGTATCCAGAGTTTCATGCTTAAGATTTGGATCTCGAGAGATGATGTGCTcttttgtcagaaagaaagctACAGCAAACCAGAGTATGAAATGGGAAATTTTTTTAGCCAAAGCAGttactttttgtattttttcacTTTATGCATATGCGTGTTGTGAAATTATCTTTAGCTGCATTCCCATGATCCCGTCCATATGAACTGATTCGCCTAGTGCTAGCCCAGAAACCGAGCTGTTCATTGCCACTTCTTCTTGTTGGTCACTGTCACTATGCATCTCCAACTCATTACGCTAACTTCAAAATAATGTAATTCATACGCCAAATACAAATCTCGTCTCCAACCCATAACTTTAAATTATACactaaaaaaatattcttcaatattctctattattttattcacaacaaataatttattccataaaatattttaaaacgccagtaattaaaatatcaataatatctaaaataatttccatattgatattattcattagaaatttttttaaaaaaatttacaattttattgaaataatataatattattgacACTTAAAATCAACACATTACAATTAACCATTACAACAAAtaaattctaattaaaaaatacataaaattttaacaaaagaaataaattttaaaaattgacgCTATTGTTATAGTGTTGCACCAACCTAGCGCTGAAAATAGCGCTGGTAGTGTTGGATTGGAGATACTCTGATCCGGAAGCAgcaatatgtatatatatgtatgaattACAGATTTTGAAGTCTTTTACGCTTGTCGAATATAAGGAAACCAAAGAGCAAGATCATACTGTCTTTGCAGCTCGTAGAGAGGTTTCTGCTTCTTTGTGTGTAATAATTTTGCTAGTAATAGAAAAAACTGATGATAGAAGACAATGTTAATAACAATATTTAGTGTTCTTATAGAGTTCCTATACTGAAGTCATGTGTTAAAATTTTTTGTCTTTGTGTCTTCCTTCGtttccaaaattttctcaaGAAAGGCAGTGGGAAATCGTCCTCTGGGAAAACAGATTCCATAGTAAGTTGTTATTCTAGAATATGTGTTTCGATTAAGTATATCTATAAGTATATTGACAGTCGTGCAGTATGAGATACCAGGTTACTTGCTACTTGGATATAGAAATAATATAAGTTTGACATTGGTTAACCAAATACTCACATGCAACAATCAATTGACTGAGATGCCTTTGATGTGCACTCAATGATGAATATCTTATTGTTTACCTAGATTTGAGAATAACTCCCTTTTGTTGTTCTCGAAGCTAGTTTTagcaaattatttatttagttccGGAAGCATTTTTTGTTATCAAGCTTGGAGCTAATAGTTTGATGGATATATGTATAAAATTAATTGTATACTCATGGCGTAGGAGTTGTTCATATCTAATATTGACTTGTCTGGTTGCTTGAGTTGATTTACCTCTTCAAGTTATCTATTAAGcctttctataaaaaaaaaaatttgtgctcTAATAAATGCCATAACACAGAGAAAATGTTATCTAAATATAGCATTTAATTAATCTTCAGTAgaatttttttaacttttgtGCTGTTATTTCAGCATCTATTTATTTGTATTGACTGCTTTTATTTCCTTGATTTGTCATCCTGTGGTGAATGTTAATTTGGCAAGTTCAGTCAGAGTTCTAATTTCTGTAAGTTGTGAGTTTTTCATTCTGTAGAGTATAGACCTATGAATTTGACATAACTTCTCTGTTGTCGCATTTAGTTTTTTTTGCACATAGATAATGTGAAAAGTcagatttatgaaatttattgaGTGGATTGTACACTATTCTAAGGGATCTTGACTTTTGTTCCAGAATCTCGTCCTACTCTTGTATTATATATTGGTAATATGTTTGACTCATCTGAGTATTTTACTGGTTCCTTTTCTGATTGTCAGAATGATGATACCGAGGATGTAAAGCCCAAAAAAGTGCAATATGAAGGGCCTGACTCTGATTTGGCTGCTATGCTTGAAAGGGATGTTTTAGAGACCACTCCTGGTGTTAGATGGGATGATGTGGCTGGGCTGAGTGAAGCAAAAAGACTACTAGAGGAAGCTGTGGTTCTTCCTCTTTGGATGCCTGAATATTTCCAGGTATCGATAAATTTGGTGCAGAAGAATGCTTGTgttgtatttttttcttttttgaactTACCTAAAATACATAACTGTAATCTATATGCTTTATTAGTCTCAGAACTGATGGGATTAGCCTCTTATGTTATATTCTCTAATGTGTGAAGCAGGTAGTAACTTCCTTTATAGTTAACCTCCTAGTGGCGTGGGCAAAATTTGGAAATATTAGTAGAATCCTTATTGCTACCTGTAGATAGAAGTTTCCATATGAAGGCATAGAACTTTGAATTCTGTTCGAGGGGAAGATTCTTTAAAGTTGCTAATTCAGTGGACGCACTGTTAGAATCTATCTTCTTCCTTATAAGGATACAGGAGAAATGAGAAATCTGCATGCATGGCTTAACTAGTTACTCTTATCACATCTCTGCTTGCAGGGGATTAGGAGGCCATGGAAAGGTGTGCTCATGTTTGGTCCACTTGGTACTGGGAAGACACTTCTTGCTAAAGCAGTTGCTACCGAGTGTGGCACAACATTTTTCAACGTTTCTTCTGCTACCTTGGCTTCAAAATGGCGTGGCGAAAGTGAGAGAGTGGTCCGGTGCTTGTTTGATCTTGCAAGGGCCTATGCCCCGAGTACCATATTCATAGATGAGATCGATTCTCTTTGCAATGCTCGAGGGTAAGATAATAAGAGTTTCATCAGTCCAGGCACGGTAAGATAACTATTGTGTTCCCTCTCTCAGCGGATTCGGGATATCTCATTCCTGGTTTTGTTAGTTGTTTCCTCTGTTAATTTCTTGTTTGGAGATGGACCCATCTTGAATGATTTATCCGTGTATTACTGTTATTGTTAACTGGATGGAAGTTGATGGTATATTTATTTCTATCGTAAAAGCTTTTAGACATAAACTgtatgatataaaaaaaattct
The Primulina tabacum isolate GXHZ01 chromosome 9, ASM2559414v2, whole genome shotgun sequence DNA segment above includes these coding regions:
- the LOC142504503 gene encoding katanin p60 ATPase-containing subunit A1-like, translated to MAGATPEGLQDHLKLAREYAVEGLYDTSIIFFDGAIAQINKYFSNDDTEDVKPKKVQYEGPDSDLAAMLERDVLETTPGVRWDDVAGLSEAKRLLEEAVVLPLWMPEYFQGIRRPWKGVLMFGPLGTGKTLLAKAVATECGTTFFNVSSATLASKWRGESERVVRCLFDLARAYAPSTIFIDEIDSLCNARG
- the LOC142556068 gene encoding auxin-responsive protein IAA17-like, which translates into the protein MSLERVADSPGTEYSGGLKTDLTLGLPGARPAQEPKAGEKRGFSETVDLNVGSNFEDEGVVSPKLPPAKSQVVGWPPVRSYRKSVMKNCKYVKVAVDGTPYLRKVDLEVYASYQELLAALEDMFTCLTSTVLNERRIMDTENGIEYVPTYEDRDGDWMLIGDVPWKMFVESCKKLRLVKSSEAAGLDPKTSSEVSSTS